Proteins encoded together in one Pseudomonas sp. TCU-HL1 window:
- a CDS encoding aldehyde dehydrogenase family protein produces the protein MPSKIFNNYIGGAWVEGASSIANRSPADVEDVVGHYAQANATQADQAIHAASAAQAIWARSGLEERYQVLMAIGNELIARKAELGEQLSREEGKTLAEGVGEVYRSGQFFHYYAAEALRQMGETADSVRPGVEIEVRREPVGVVAIITPWNFPMATAAWKIAPALAFGNAVVFKPANAVPASAWALTEIIARQALPAGTFNLVMGSGAEVGERLIHSSGINALSFTGSVETGRRVAAATAANFVRCQLEMGSKNALVVLDDADLELAVECAVNGAFFGTGQKCTASSRLIVTEGVHDRFVEALIERMKQLKVGHPLREGVQIGPVVDERQLAQNLRYIEDAKAEGARLVYGGERITEEHEGFYMRPALFVDTRNDMCINRDEVFGPIACVIKAKDYEEALAILNDTRFGLTAGIMTQSLKHASDFKRRANTGCVMVNLPTAGTDYHVPFGGRKDSSFGPREQGQYARDFYTVVKTVYVRP, from the coding sequence ATGCCCAGCAAGATTTTCAACAACTACATCGGTGGCGCCTGGGTCGAAGGCGCCTCGAGTATTGCCAACCGCAGCCCTGCCGACGTCGAGGACGTGGTGGGCCATTACGCCCAGGCAAACGCCACCCAGGCGGACCAGGCTATCCACGCTGCCAGCGCCGCCCAGGCCATCTGGGCGCGCAGCGGGCTGGAAGAGCGCTACCAGGTGCTCATGGCCATCGGCAACGAACTCATCGCCCGCAAGGCTGAACTCGGCGAGCAACTGTCCCGTGAAGAGGGCAAGACCCTGGCCGAAGGTGTCGGCGAGGTCTATCGCTCCGGGCAGTTCTTCCATTACTACGCCGCCGAGGCCCTGCGGCAGATGGGCGAGACGGCGGACTCGGTGCGCCCCGGCGTGGAGATCGAGGTACGCCGCGAGCCGGTCGGCGTGGTCGCCATCATCACTCCCTGGAACTTCCCGATGGCCACCGCCGCCTGGAAGATCGCCCCGGCCCTGGCGTTCGGCAACGCGGTGGTGTTCAAGCCGGCCAATGCCGTGCCGGCCAGCGCCTGGGCGCTGACCGAGATCATCGCCCGCCAGGCGCTGCCGGCGGGCACCTTCAATCTGGTGATGGGCAGCGGTGCCGAGGTGGGCGAACGCCTGATCCACTCCAGCGGAATCAACGCCCTGAGCTTCACCGGCTCGGTGGAAACCGGGCGCCGGGTCGCCGCCGCGACGGCCGCCAACTTCGTCCGCTGCCAACTGGAAATGGGCAGCAAGAATGCCCTGGTGGTGCTCGACGATGCCGACCTGGAGCTGGCTGTGGAGTGCGCGGTGAACGGCGCCTTCTTCGGCACCGGGCAGAAGTGCACGGCGTCGTCCCGGCTGATCGTCACCGAGGGCGTGCATGACCGCTTCGTCGAAGCGCTGATCGAGCGCATGAAGCAGCTCAAGGTCGGCCATCCGCTGCGTGAAGGCGTTCAGATCGGCCCGGTGGTCGACGAGCGCCAGCTGGCGCAGAACCTGCGCTACATCGAGGACGCCAAGGCCGAGGGCGCGCGCCTGGTGTACGGCGGTGAGCGCATTACCGAAGAGCACGAGGGCTTCTACATGCGCCCGGCGCTCTTCGTCGATACCCGCAACGACATGTGCATCAACCGCGACGAGGTGTTCGGGCCCATCGCCTGCGTGATCAAGGCGAAGGACTACGAGGAGGCGCTGGCCATCCTCAACGACACCCGCTTCGGGCTGACCGCCGGGATCATGACCCAGTCGCTCAAGCACGCCAGCGACTTCAAGCGCCGCGCCAACACCGGCTGCGTGATGGTCAACCTGCCCACCGCCGGCACCGACTACCACGTGCCTTTCGGCGGCCGCAAGGATTCCAGCTTCGGCCCCCGCGAGCAGGGGCAGTACGCCCGCGATTTCTACACGGTGGTCAAGACCGTGTACGTGCGTCCCTGA
- a CDS encoding LysR family transcriptional regulator has translation MLPDLKIVQLRHFVWVAELQGFHAAAERAHRTQPAISLSIRDLEGKLGQALFEKRNARVTKPELTPFGIQFLAYAKELIEHHDRVVRDMSLIAQYKSGHLRIASVPSIASRLLPDILTRFIGDATDLHVSLFDDNSEAVLNMVENQQVDFGISSLWEAESDIRFIPIWEDSIGVVCHQSHPLAGEAQLGWQQLRGERLIANGTSRLLAGTRAEELVTDSQFYISNMISLLAMIEAGMGITTLPRFAFPAEPGQLRFIPLADPLVTRDIGIVRQANRSLPVAAQALFEFILRDNELDPEEWR, from the coding sequence ATGCTGCCGGACCTGAAGATCGTGCAGTTGCGCCACTTTGTCTGGGTTGCCGAGTTGCAGGGCTTCCATGCTGCGGCGGAGCGCGCGCACCGTACCCAGCCGGCCATCTCGCTGTCGATCCGCGACCTGGAGGGCAAACTCGGCCAGGCGCTGTTCGAGAAGCGCAACGCGCGGGTCACCAAACCCGAGCTGACGCCCTTCGGCATTCAGTTCCTCGCCTATGCCAAGGAACTGATCGAGCACCACGACCGGGTGGTCCGCGACATGAGCCTGATCGCCCAGTACAAGTCCGGGCACCTGCGCATCGCCTCGGTGCCGTCCATCGCCAGCCGGCTACTGCCGGACATCCTCACGCGCTTCATAGGCGATGCCACGGACCTGCACGTCAGCCTGTTCGACGACAACTCCGAAGCGGTGCTGAACATGGTGGAGAACCAGCAGGTGGACTTCGGCATCTCCAGCCTCTGGGAAGCCGAGAGCGACATCCGCTTCATCCCTATCTGGGAAGACAGCATCGGCGTGGTCTGCCACCAGAGCCATCCACTGGCCGGCGAAGCGCAACTCGGCTGGCAACAACTGCGCGGCGAGCGCCTGATCGCCAACGGCACCTCGCGCCTGCTGGCCGGCACCCGCGCCGAAGAGCTGGTCACCGACTCGCAGTTCTATATCTCCAACATGATTTCCCTGCTGGCGATGATCGAGGCCGGTATGGGCATCACCACCCTGCCCCGCTTCGCCTTCCCCGCCGAGCCGGGCCAGTTGCGCTTCATTCCTCTGGCCGACCCGCTGGTGACCCGCGACATCGGCATCGTGCGCCAGGCCAACCGCTCGCTACCGGTGGCCGCCCAGGCACTGTTCGAGTTCATCCTGCGCGACAACGAGCTCGACCCCGAGGAATGGCGATGA
- a CDS encoding SDR family NAD(P)-dependent oxidoreductase, whose amino-acid sequence MTAPVVLITGAAGGVGRALVERFLQGNWQVFATDLDATGLAALQLEHPACEVFAGDIRGPATCHEAVAAAIAAFSRLDGLVNAAGVWREGPVESFSEEDFDIVLGVNLKATFFMCAAAIPHLKASEGAIVNISSDAGRQGNRNAAAYCASKGGVTLLSKTLALDLAPFGVRCNAVSPGDIETPMLKFQAERYGQGNPEAYYRELLAKYPQDAGARFIQPAEVADLAYFLCQPGARSITGADLAIDCGLSAGN is encoded by the coding sequence ATGACCGCTCCCGTTGTACTCATCACAGGCGCTGCCGGCGGCGTCGGCCGCGCGCTGGTCGAGCGCTTCCTCCAGGGCAACTGGCAGGTTTTTGCCACCGATCTGGACGCTACCGGCCTCGCCGCGCTGCAGCTTGAACATCCGGCCTGTGAGGTCTTTGCCGGCGATATCCGTGGTCCAGCCACCTGCCACGAGGCGGTGGCAGCGGCCATCGCCGCCTTCAGCCGGCTGGACGGCCTGGTCAACGCCGCCGGTGTCTGGCGTGAAGGGCCGGTGGAAAGCTTCAGCGAAGAGGATTTCGACATCGTGCTGGGCGTGAACCTGAAGGCGACCTTCTTCATGTGCGCGGCGGCTATCCCGCACTTGAAAGCGTCCGAGGGTGCCATCGTCAACATCTCCAGCGACGCCGGACGCCAGGGCAACCGCAATGCGGCGGCCTACTGCGCGAGCAAAGGCGGCGTGACCCTGTTGAGCAAGACGCTCGCGCTTGATCTGGCGCCCTTTGGCGTGCGCTGCAATGCAGTGTCGCCGGGAGACATCGAAACCCCGATGCTGAAGTTCCAGGCCGAACGCTATGGCCAGGGCAACCCGGAGGCTTACTACCGGGAACTGCTGGCGAAGTATCCGCAGGACGCCGGCGCCCGCTTCATCCAGCCGGCGGAAGTCGCGGACCTGGCCTACTTCCTGTGCCAGCCGGGAGCACGGTCGATCACGGGCGCCGACCTGGCCATCGACTGCGGACTGTCGGCGGGCAACTGA
- a CDS encoding dipeptidase, giving the protein MQELLMIDGLQYSNWSPELFQQMREGGLSAVHATIAYHETARETLSRIGEWNRRFEAFPELIRPVRQASDIRLAQQEGRVGIFFGFQNCSPIEDDIDLVEVFRQLGVFIMQLTYNNQSLLASGCYEREDTGISRFGRQVIAEMNRVGMLIDMSHSAERSTLEAIELSSRPVIISHANPTSFHAAKRNKSDAVLRGIAESGGLLGFSTYPFHLRGGSQCQLDEFCDMVARTADLMGIDHIGIGTDLCQQQPLQVLEWMRNGRWSKAKDYGEGSADNADWPAPLHWFRDSRDFPVIAQGLRQRGFAEDEVRKIMGLNWLNLLERGTTPRN; this is encoded by the coding sequence ATGCAAGAGCTTCTGATGATCGACGGCCTGCAGTACTCCAACTGGAGCCCCGAGCTGTTCCAGCAGATGCGCGAGGGCGGCTTGAGCGCCGTCCACGCCACCATCGCCTACCACGAGACCGCCCGCGAAACCCTGTCGCGCATCGGCGAGTGGAACCGCCGCTTCGAGGCCTTTCCCGAGCTGATCCGCCCTGTGCGGCAGGCTTCGGATATTCGCCTGGCACAGCAGGAGGGCCGGGTCGGGATCTTCTTCGGCTTCCAGAACTGCTCGCCCATCGAAGACGACATCGACCTGGTGGAGGTCTTCCGCCAGCTCGGGGTCTTCATCATGCAACTGACCTACAACAACCAGAGCCTGCTGGCTTCGGGCTGCTACGAGCGCGAGGACACCGGCATCAGCCGCTTCGGCCGCCAGGTGATTGCGGAGATGAACCGCGTCGGCATGCTCATCGACATGTCCCACAGCGCCGAGCGCAGCACGCTGGAGGCGATCGAGCTGTCGAGCCGGCCGGTGATCATCTCCCACGCCAACCCCACCAGCTTCCATGCGGCCAAGCGCAACAAGTCCGATGCGGTGCTGCGTGGCATCGCCGAATCGGGCGGCCTGCTCGGCTTCAGCACCTATCCCTTCCACCTGCGCGGCGGTTCGCAGTGCCAGCTCGACGAATTCTGCGACATGGTCGCGCGCACGGCGGACCTGATGGGCATCGATCACATCGGTATCGGCACCGACCTCTGCCAGCAGCAGCCGCTGCAGGTGCTGGAGTGGATGCGTAACGGCCGCTGGAGCAAGGCCAAGGACTACGGCGAAGGCTCGGCGGACAACGCCGACTGGCCGGCGCCGCTGCACTGGTTCCGTGACAGCCGCGACTTCCCCGTCATCGCCCAGGGCCTGCGTCAGCGCGGCTTCGCCGAGGACGAGGTGCGCAAGATCATGGGCCTGAACTGGCTGAACCTGCTGGAACGCGGCACCACGCCGCGGAACTGA
- a CDS encoding TerC family protein: protein MEWLLHPETWVAFFTLTALEIVLGIDNIIMIAILVGRMPRHMQARTRFFGLALAMVTRILLLLSITWIMRLTADLFHVFEQGISGRDLILFFGGLFLLWKSSTEMYHGLEGEDETADEPRSLAGGFIGTIIQIAIIDIVFSLDSVITAVGMVSNVPVMVAAIVAAVLVMMLAAGTISAFIDQHPSLKMLALSFLVVVGTVLIAESFEVHVPKGYVYFAMAFSLAVEALNIRARIARGRKEDPVQLRKDLMGE from the coding sequence ATGGAATGGCTGCTGCACCCGGAAACCTGGGTGGCCTTCTTCACCCTGACCGCTCTGGAAATCGTCCTCGGCATCGACAACATCATCATGATCGCCATCCTCGTCGGCCGCATGCCACGGCACATGCAGGCGCGCACGCGGTTCTTCGGCCTGGCGCTGGCGATGGTCACCCGCATCCTGCTGCTGCTCTCGATCACCTGGATCATGCGGCTCACCGCTGACCTGTTCCACGTCTTTGAACAGGGCATCTCCGGCCGCGACCTGATCCTCTTCTTCGGCGGTCTGTTCCTCTTGTGGAAGAGCAGCACCGAGATGTACCACGGGCTGGAAGGCGAAGACGAAACCGCCGATGAGCCCCGGAGCCTGGCGGGCGGCTTCATCGGCACCATCATCCAGATTGCGATCATCGACATCGTGTTCTCCCTGGATTCGGTGATCACCGCCGTGGGGATGGTCTCCAACGTACCGGTGATGGTCGCCGCGATCGTCGCCGCTGTGCTGGTGATGATGCTCGCCGCTGGCACCATCAGCGCCTTCATCGACCAGCATCCGAGCCTGAAGATGCTCGCGCTGTCCTTCCTGGTGGTGGTCGGTACCGTGCTGATCGCCGAGTCGTTCGAAGTCCATGTACCCAAGGGCTACGTCTACTTCGCCATGGCCTTCTCCCTGGCCGTGGAGGCACTCAACATCCGCGCGCGCATCGCCCGTGGCCGCAAGGAAGACCCGGTGCAACTTCGCAAGGACCTGATGGGGGAGTAG
- a CDS encoding DUF3726 domain-containing protein, translated as MLISANELKALLKRVFEGMGYAQGTYEDAATLVGWLHLHGEDGLGELERALELVADRERPASELIATQPAVLTFEGHGRSALNCLPAILELARTEALAQGRVSVEIDHCHNRKFVLKLLADCARQGLWAQASWDNGHGPVHRHMALIGAGDAYPTYQTYRLPEQAPLANRQSLSLALGTPGCPQPSARPVAARYDRCVSPADFALAGEQALENGMEVSPALWNRLNQLAEAVLVENSERSRSGAGGR; from the coding sequence ATGCTGATTTCCGCCAACGAACTGAAAGCCTTGCTCAAGCGCGTATTCGAAGGCATGGGTTACGCCCAGGGCACCTACGAAGACGCCGCGACCCTGGTGGGCTGGCTGCACCTGCACGGCGAAGACGGCCTGGGCGAACTGGAGCGGGCGCTGGAGCTGGTGGCCGACCGTGAGCGTCCGGCCAGCGAGCTGATCGCGACGCAGCCCGCCGTCCTGACGTTCGAGGGCCACGGCCGCAGCGCGCTGAACTGCCTGCCGGCAATCCTGGAGCTGGCGCGCACCGAAGCCCTGGCGCAGGGTCGCGTCAGCGTCGAGATCGACCACTGCCACAACCGCAAGTTCGTCCTCAAACTGTTGGCGGACTGTGCCCGACAGGGCCTGTGGGCCCAGGCCAGCTGGGACAACGGCCATGGGCCGGTGCATCGGCACATGGCCCTGATCGGTGCCGGCGACGCCTACCCGACCTATCAGACGTACAGGCTCCCGGAGCAGGCGCCTCTGGCGAATCGGCAGTCGCTGAGCCTGGCCCTCGGTACCCCGGGCTGCCCGCAGCCGTCAGCCAGGCCGGTCGCGGCCCGCTACGACCGATGCGTTTCCCCGGCGGATTTCGCCCTGGCTGGCGAGCAGGCCCTGGAGAACGGCATGGAGGTTTCCCCTGCCCTGTGGAACCGCCTCAACCAGTTGGCCGAGGCGGTGCTGGTGGAGAACTCCGAGCGCTCGCGCAGCGGCGCCGGCGGGCGCTGA
- a CDS encoding SDR family NAD(P)-dependent oxidoreductase: MLNSGWQGQVALVSGAGSEQGIGMAIARRLGAAGVKLIVTASSARIAERVAELRAEGFVAEGRAVDLTEEVQVREFGAWAESLWGRIDILVNNAGMAMQGSPEPFAEVAGMDLDTWNLSITRNLTTAFLLTRAVLPGMQARGYGRIVHISSTTGTRGGNPGEAAYSAAKAGMVGLNMGLALEVAGKGITVNSVAPGWIATGSSTPEEVEAARYVPIGRAGRPEEVAAAVAFLASPEASYITGELLVVDGGNCLIENKAP, from the coding sequence ATGTTGAATTCAGGTTGGCAGGGCCAGGTGGCGCTGGTCAGTGGGGCGGGCAGTGAACAGGGCATCGGCATGGCCATCGCACGCCGGTTGGGAGCAGCCGGCGTGAAGCTGATCGTCACCGCCAGCAGCGCGCGTATCGCTGAGCGGGTGGCGGAGTTGCGTGCCGAAGGCTTCGTGGCCGAGGGGCGGGCGGTGGACCTCACGGAAGAAGTGCAGGTGCGTGAGTTCGGTGCCTGGGCCGAGTCCCTCTGGGGGCGCATCGACATTCTGGTGAACAACGCCGGCATGGCCATGCAGGGCAGCCCGGAGCCCTTTGCCGAGGTGGCCGGCATGGACCTGGATACCTGGAACCTCTCGATCACCCGCAACCTGACCACAGCCTTCCTGCTCACCCGTGCCGTGCTGCCGGGCATGCAGGCGCGCGGCTACGGACGAATCGTGCATATCAGCTCCACCACCGGCACCCGTGGCGGTAATCCGGGCGAAGCCGCCTACAGCGCGGCCAAGGCGGGGATGGTGGGGCTGAACATGGGCCTGGCGCTGGAAGTTGCCGGCAAGGGCATCACGGTGAACAGCGTGGCGCCGGGCTGGATCGCGACCGGCTCCAGCACGCCGGAGGAAGTGGAGGCGGCGCGCTACGTACCGATTGGCCGTGCCGGGCGTCCGGAGGAAGTGGCCGCCGCCGTGGCCTTCCTCGCATCGCCGGAGGCCAGCTACATCACCGGCGAGTTGCTGGTGGTGGATGGCGGCAACTGCCTGATTGAAAACAAGGCCCCCTGA
- a CDS encoding RidA family protein gives MKQAVSTRLYPSKAPLEWAVIGNGTLYTAQIPIDVEGRVVDGGIEAQTRQTLDNLKHTLDSAGLGLEAVTQVLIYVTDRRYLATVNAVYAEYFVAPYPNRAAMVVAGLAREEMLVELVVYAVA, from the coding sequence ATGAAACAGGCAGTCAGTACCCGTTTGTACCCGTCCAAGGCACCCCTGGAGTGGGCCGTGATCGGTAACGGTACCTTGTACACGGCGCAGATACCCATCGACGTCGAAGGGCGTGTGGTGGACGGGGGCATCGAGGCGCAGACGCGGCAGACCCTGGACAACCTCAAGCACACCCTGGACAGCGCCGGGCTGGGCCTGGAGGCCGTGACCCAGGTGCTGATCTACGTGACCGACCGCCGTTACCTGGCCACCGTGAATGCGGTTTACGCGGAGTACTTCGTCGCGCCTTATCCGAACCGCGCTGCCATGGTGGTGGCCGGGCTGGCCCGCGAGGAAATGCTCGTGGAGCTGGTGGTCTACGCGGTGGCCTGA
- a CDS encoding twin-arginine translocase TatA/TatE family subunit produces MNDHRVLRQQLWRNGLYSIFDWKHWAVILLIALVIFGSKRLPRSFAQSRIGSGKPRKTDTHRPSSPVVAPVSWGSGVALGK; encoded by the coding sequence GTGAATGACCATCGCGTCCTCCGCCAGCAACTGTGGCGTAACGGCCTTTACAGCATCTTCGACTGGAAACACTGGGCAGTGATTCTGTTGATCGCCCTGGTGATTTTTGGCAGTAAACGTCTTCCGCGATCATTTGCACAATCGCGTATCGGATCAGGAAAGCCCAGGAAGACTGACACGCATCGACCCTCGTCGCCGGTCGTGGCTCCTGTGAGTTGGGGCAGCGGTGTTGCCCTTGGCAAGTAA
- a CDS encoding BCCT family transporter: MKVFPTQTLGSAPMKHPALQGIDWPLFVISGGFLLSFLVAALVDIDAVSALVNTLFAWSTKAFGLYWQVLMLATFLVSLGICFSKCGRVRLGGVDRTPDISTFNWIAVIMCALLAGGGAFWAAAEPLMHFASPPPLFAGVQPNTEQAAHVALAQSFVHWGFLAWAVLGSLLAIVLMHLHYDKGLPLAPRTLLYPLLGERALKGPIGNLADATSIIAVVAGTIGPIGFLGLQISNALNAVWGLPNDLLTQSITIILVTAMYTTSCLIGLNGIRFVSEINVWLMIGLALFMIVVGPTLFILTGFPAAFGLQLEQFLPMTLYRADPKWLDWWTVFYWGWFIGYAPMMGLYVAKISRGRSIRQITMTLSIVAPLVTMFWFTVVGGTGIGLELQTPGIVTVHGTQPEAMLLGVTQSLPLAGLVSALFLFLSFISVATNGDAMAYTVAMAMSGNDSPKKWLRAFWCIGMGLAAVVLVTIGSGGVTALQSFIVITAVPVSLLLLPALWNAPQIALRLAREQKV, encoded by the coding sequence ATGAAAGTGTTCCCGACCCAGACCCTAGGCAGCGCGCCGATGAAGCACCCTGCACTGCAAGGCATCGACTGGCCCCTGTTCGTCATCAGCGGCGGCTTCCTGCTCAGTTTCCTGGTGGCGGCGCTGGTGGACATCGACGCCGTCTCGGCGCTGGTCAACACGCTGTTCGCCTGGTCGACCAAGGCCTTCGGGCTTTACTGGCAGGTGCTGATGCTGGCGACCTTCCTCGTCAGCCTGGGCATCTGCTTCAGCAAGTGCGGCCGCGTACGCCTGGGCGGCGTCGACCGGACGCCGGACATCAGTACCTTCAACTGGATCGCCGTCATCATGTGCGCGCTGCTGGCCGGCGGCGGCGCCTTCTGGGCAGCCGCCGAGCCACTGATGCACTTCGCCAGCCCGCCGCCGCTGTTCGCCGGCGTGCAACCGAACACCGAGCAGGCGGCCCACGTGGCGCTGGCGCAGTCGTTCGTACACTGGGGCTTCCTCGCCTGGGCGGTGCTCGGCAGCCTGCTGGCGATCGTGCTGATGCACCTGCACTACGACAAGGGCCTGCCGCTGGCGCCGCGCACGCTGCTGTATCCGCTGCTGGGCGAGCGCGCCCTCAAGGGACCGATCGGCAACCTCGCCGATGCCACCTCGATCATTGCGGTGGTCGCCGGCACCATCGGCCCGATCGGCTTCCTCGGCCTGCAGATCAGCAATGCGCTGAACGCCGTGTGGGGCCTGCCCAATGATCTGCTGACCCAGTCCATCACCATCATCCTGGTGACGGCCATGTACACCACCTCCTGCCTGATCGGGCTGAACGGCATCCGCTTCGTCAGCGAGATCAACGTCTGGCTGATGATCGGTCTGGCGCTGTTCATGATCGTGGTCGGCCCGACCCTGTTCATCCTTACCGGCTTCCCGGCGGCGTTCGGCCTGCAACTGGAGCAGTTCCTGCCGATGACCCTGTACCGCGCCGACCCGAAGTGGCTCGACTGGTGGACGGTGTTCTACTGGGGCTGGTTCATCGGTTACGCGCCGATGATGGGGCTGTACGTGGCCAAGATTTCGCGGGGCCGCAGTATTCGCCAGATCACCATGACCCTGTCCATCGTCGCGCCGCTGGTGACCATGTTCTGGTTCACCGTGGTCGGCGGCACCGGTATCGGCCTGGAGCTGCAGACCCCCGGCATCGTCACCGTCCACGGCACCCAGCCCGAGGCCATGCTGCTGGGCGTCACCCAGAGCCTGCCGCTGGCCGGCTTGGTCTCGGCGCTGTTCCTGTTCCTCAGCTTCATCTCGGTGGCTACCAATGGCGATGCCATGGCCTATACCGTGGCAATGGCGATGTCCGGTAACGACTCGCCGAAGAAGTGGCTGCGGGCCTTCTGGTGCATCGGCATGGGGCTGGCCGCGGTGGTGTTGGTCACCATCGGATCGGGCGGGGTTACGGCGTTGCAGTCCTTCATCGTCATCACCGCCGTTCCGGTTTCCCTGCTGCTGTTGCCGGCGCTGTGGAACGCCCCGCAGATCGCCCTCCGCCTGGCGCGCGAGCAAAAGGTCTAG